A region of Clostridiisalibacter paucivorans DSM 22131 DNA encodes the following proteins:
- a CDS encoding YggT family protein produces the protein MKQEVRIELIFNRLILIRAVDLFIYILKLLIIARIFVSFIIRDLRNPILRFLYQITEPLLMPFRTLIYKLGINTGMFDFSPILAFLTLDIIRTILF, from the coding sequence ATGAAACAAGAGGTGAGAATTGAGTTGATATTTAATAGACTAATATTGATAAGAGCAGTGGACTTATTTATATATATATTGAAACTTTTAATTATAGCTAGAATTTTTGTATCGTTCATTATAAGAGATTTAAGGAATCCAATTTTGAGATTTTTGTACCAAATAACGGAACCGTTACTTATGCCCTTTAGGACCCTCATATATAAACTGGGAATAAATACTGGTATGTTTGACTTTTCTCCTATATTAGCTTTTCTTACATTAGATATTATAAGGACTATATTATTTTGA
- a CDS encoding cell division protein SepF, translated as MSNKSKLMNKVKYFIGLDDLDEEFEDTYSNVPEDIDSISEKRIKDKKIVNIHTNTNIRLAIHQPSRYEDTTKIVEDLKSRKPVVINLQNLESEVKRKVFDFMNGAVYALEGTIQKITKDIFVLAPSNVEIDGRIKEEIKTKGIFNWK; from the coding sequence ATGTCAAATAAGTCAAAATTAATGAACAAAGTGAAATATTTTATTGGTTTGGATGATTTGGATGAAGAGTTTGAAGATACTTATTCTAATGTACCCGAAGATATTGACTCTATATCAGAAAAAAGAATAAAAGATAAGAAAATAGTTAATATACACACTAATACCAATATAAGATTAGCTATACATCAACCATCAAGATATGAAGATACTACAAAGATAGTAGAGGATCTAAAAAGTAGAAAACCTGTAGTTATTAATTTGCAGAATTTAGAATCTGAAGTAAAGAGAAAGGTTTTTGATTTTATGAATGGAGCAGTATATGCTTTAGAAGGAACCATTCAAAAAATAACTAAGGATATATTTGTATTGGCTCCAAGTAATGTGGAAATAGATGGAAGAATCAAAGAAGAGATAAAGACTAAGGGTATATTTAACTGGAAATAA
- a CDS encoding YggS family pyridoxal phosphate-dependent enzyme, with amino-acid sequence MDLQKNFEQVLENINNAARRAGRKPEDITLIGVTKTVNEDVVRDALELGIKNIGENRVQEIQKKYDTIREDDDSVLHLIGHLQTNKVKYIVEKVDLIHSLDRLSLAKELQKRCKKEDTSINALIQVNIAEEESKFGLKEGEVITFIESLLEYDRINIKGLMTIAPYAEDPEDVRGVFKQLRELSQEVEKKDYKGVEMKYLSMGMTNDYEIAIEEGANMVRIGTALFGERIY; translated from the coding sequence GTGGATTTACAAAAAAACTTTGAGCAAGTGTTAGAAAATATAAATAATGCAGCTAGACGAGCTGGGAGAAAACCAGAGGATATTACATTAATAGGAGTTACCAAGACTGTCAATGAGGATGTAGTTAGAGATGCATTGGAACTGGGAATAAAAAATATTGGAGAAAACCGAGTACAAGAAATACAAAAGAAATATGATACTATAAGGGAAGATGATGATAGTGTTCTTCATCTTATAGGGCATCTTCAAACCAATAAGGTAAAGTATATAGTTGAAAAAGTTGACTTAATCCATTCTTTAGATAGATTGTCTTTAGCTAAAGAATTACAAAAGAGATGTAAGAAAGAAGATACATCAATAAATGCGTTGATACAAGTTAATATTGCAGAAGAAGAAAGTAAATTTGGATTAAAAGAAGGAGAAGTAATAACATTTATAGAATCTTTATTAGAATATGACAGAATAAATATAAAGGGCCTCATGACTATAGCTCCTTATGCTGAAGATCCAGAAGATGTAAGAGGTGTCTTTAAACAGCTTAGAGAATTATCTCAAGAGGTTGAAAAGAAGGATTATAAGGGAGTAGAAATGAAGTATTTGTCTATGGGGATGACCAACGATTATGAAATAGCCATTGAAGAAGGAGCAAATATGGTTAGAATAGGGACAGCCTTATTTGGGGAAAGAATATATTAA
- a CDS encoding HlyD family efflux transporter periplasmic adaptor subunit, producing MTKIDRKKKRHRRKKIRMIMIFIVMVYMGFRFIPVLYASNSDTMTLDYGTIEKLVKTKGIIVRDEKVYKSQIAGSIERYIDEGQRAGAGIKISSIVQSLHDDGLEKRIESIDNKIEKLKEGNISKKLFKRDISKNTNDISGIVEEIRDSTINEEYDKLSELKSILAVKSDKQMKLTGEKGIVKETINRLSKEKENLLKKLNDTQDIYYSQIPGVISYKIDGLENIYTPQGILDITPDKFNYIEGDAIDNSTIETVKYGHPIYKIINNYEWYLMVKIDNEYEKDIETKKSFLISFGTEKKPIKGKVVKVNNGKDHMVVIFKFNEEFNDYYDKRYMDVTIILNRSQGLKVPNSAIDHRNGIKGVYTKNVSNLIKFRPIEIVAEDDKYAIVKEGYIIKEKTEGEVDKIQTLLLYDQIIIDSDEVREMDVVN from the coding sequence ATGACAAAAATAGATAGGAAAAAAAAACGGCATCGTAGAAAGAAAATAAGGATGATAATGATTTTTATAGTAATGGTATATATGGGGTTTAGATTTATACCTGTGTTATATGCGTCTAATTCTGATACTATGACCTTGGACTATGGCACCATTGAAAAATTGGTTAAAACTAAAGGAATAATTGTAAGAGATGAAAAGGTATATAAATCTCAAATAGCAGGTAGTATAGAAAGATATATTGATGAAGGACAAAGGGCAGGGGCAGGGATAAAGATATCAAGCATAGTTCAGTCCTTACATGATGATGGTTTAGAGAAAAGGATAGAAAGTATTGATAATAAAATAGAAAAATTAAAGGAAGGCAATATATCTAAAAAATTATTTAAAAGAGACATCAGTAAAAATACCAATGATATCTCTGGTATAGTTGAAGAAATAAGGGATTCAACTATAAATGAAGAGTATGATAAATTATCTGAACTAAAGAGTATACTTGCAGTAAAATCAGATAAACAAATGAAATTGACCGGTGAGAAGGGTATAGTGAAAGAAACTATAAATAGATTATCTAAAGAGAAAGAAAATCTGTTGAAAAAGTTGAATGATACCCAAGATATTTATTATTCTCAGATACCAGGAGTTATTAGCTATAAGATAGACGGTCTGGAGAATATATATACTCCTCAAGGGATATTAGACATAACCCCAGATAAATTTAATTATATAGAAGGAGATGCCATAGACAATAGTACTATAGAAACTGTTAAATATGGACATCCTATATATAAAATTATAAATAATTATGAATGGTATTTGATGGTTAAGATTGATAATGAATACGAAAAGGATATAGAGACTAAAAAGAGTTTTTTAATTAGTTTTGGAACTGAAAAAAAACCTATAAAAGGCAAGGTAGTAAAAGTTAATAATGGGAAGGATCATATGGTAGTTATATTTAAGTTTAATGAAGAATTCAATGATTATTATGATAAAAGATACATGGATGTGACCATAATTTTGAACCGTTCTCAAGGGTTAAAGGTACCCAATAGTGCTATAGACCATCGCAATGGAATTAAAGGTGTTTACACAAAAAATGTAAGTAATTTGATTAAATTTAGGCCTATAGAGATTGTTGCAGAAGATGATAAATATGCTATAGTGAAAGAAGGATATATAATAAAGGAAAAAACTGAAGGTGAGGTTGATAAGATACAAACATTACTTTTATATGATCAAATAATTATCGATAGTGATGAAGTAAGAGAAATGGATGTAGTTAATTAA
- a CDS encoding alanine/glycine:cation symporter family protein, whose translation MDFFAHFFAKGAKVVWGPATVVLLVGTGIYLSFGTKLVQFRKLGDAIKYVFSKDEKSEGDISSFQALMTSLAATIGTGNIVGVASAIALGGPGAIFWMWVSGAFGGATKFSEGLLAIKYRITNDKGEKSGGPMYYIGRGIKDRYGINVEWLGWLFALFGLIASFGIGNMVQANAVSESVELTFGIKPFITGIIIAVFTALVIIGGIKNIGKVTEKIVPAMSILYIGGAIVAILSNVEMLPIAFKLIFQNAFTGTAVSGGLIGSVIRFGVARGVFSNEAGLGSAPIAHAASKNENPVTEGFIASLGAFIDTILVCTITALVILTSGLVNMKKSGIMLIEGNLDGAKLTTTAFDTLLPGIGGYIIAIGLIFFSFSTILGWYYYGSKCMEYIGGLKSTEIYKWAWVILTFVGAITSLETVWSISDMFNGLMALPNLIGLLALSPLVFKMVKEYDSGLSNKEEKVRSKSTVTSDYLG comes from the coding sequence ATGGACTTTTTTGCACATTTTTTTGCTAAAGGGGCAAAAGTAGTTTGGGGCCCTGCTACAGTAGTATTATTAGTAGGTACAGGTATTTATTTAAGTTTTGGTACAAAGCTTGTTCAGTTCAGAAAATTAGGTGATGCTATTAAATATGTTTTTTCTAAGGACGAGAAAAGTGAAGGTGATATAAGTTCTTTTCAAGCCCTTATGACATCACTGGCAGCGACAATAGGTACAGGAAATATTGTTGGTGTTGCTTCGGCAATAGCATTGGGAGGACCTGGTGCTATATTTTGGATGTGGGTAAGTGGAGCATTTGGAGGAGCTACGAAATTTTCTGAAGGATTGCTTGCTATAAAGTATAGAATTACTAATGATAAAGGAGAAAAATCTGGTGGACCTATGTATTATATAGGAAGAGGAATAAAAGATAGATATGGAATTAATGTAGAATGGTTGGGATGGTTATTTGCATTATTTGGTCTTATAGCTTCTTTTGGTATAGGAAATATGGTACAGGCAAACGCTGTCTCAGAGTCTGTGGAGTTAACATTTGGAATTAAACCATTCATAACTGGCATTATCATAGCTGTATTTACTGCATTAGTAATTATAGGTGGTATAAAAAATATAGGAAAGGTAACAGAAAAGATAGTCCCTGCTATGTCTATCTTATATATTGGAGGTGCAATTGTAGCAATATTAAGCAATGTTGAGATGTTGCCAATAGCATTTAAATTGATTTTTCAAAACGCATTTACTGGAACAGCAGTAAGCGGAGGATTAATTGGTAGTGTGATTAGATTCGGTGTAGCTAGAGGTGTATTTTCAAATGAAGCAGGGTTAGGTAGTGCACCTATAGCCCATGCAGCTTCTAAAAATGAAAATCCAGTTACTGAAGGCTTTATTGCTTCATTAGGGGCATTTATTGATACTATATTAGTATGTACAATAACAGCATTAGTTATATTGACTTCAGGGCTGGTAAATATGAAAAAATCAGGCATTATGTTAATAGAAGGCAATTTAGACGGAGCTAAATTGACAACTACAGCATTTGATACATTACTTCCTGGTATAGGCGGTTATATAATAGCTATTGGGCTAATCTTTTTTTCATTTTCCACTATACTTGGATGGTATTATTATGGTTCTAAATGCATGGAATATATAGGAGGATTAAAATCTACAGAGATTTATAAATGGGCGTGGGTAATATTGACTTTTGTAGGAGCTATAACTTCTTTAGAAACAGTTTGGAGTATATCGGATATGTTTAATGGACTAATGGCTCTGCCAAATTTAATAGGGTTATTGGCTCTTAGTCCATTGGTTTTTAAGATGGTTAAGGAATATGACTCTGGATTGAGTAATAAAGAAGAAAAGGTAAGGAGTAAGTCTACTGTAACAAGTGATTATTTGGGATAG